A segment of the Stigmatopora nigra isolate UIUO_SnigA chromosome 15, RoL_Snig_1.1, whole genome shotgun sequence genome:
AATGTTAGGGTCATCCACCTCAACCATGAAAGAGCGAGGAATGCCTGTGCTTTTCTTTATCTTGGGTGCAATATCAAAATTTTTATCCTGCcgttaccaaaaaaaataaaaataataaaggacATTAAAAATTAACAATTATAGACCTCTTATTATGCAGCTTTTAAAACATGTAACTTTAACTGCATTTATAATAAATTACTAGTAATAGTGTGACACTGTAGATTTCCTGCCAAATTAGACAAAGTGGTGTTAATTTGTTACTTTCTAATGGAGATCTACTGCAGGGTTGTTATCCTAACTCAggtgtagggaacctatggctcgggagccatatgtggctcttttgatgggtgtatatgggtctccgcctttttaaaatcataatttttcttcattaggctcttctgcatgcatactctcattgatactcattgattagcaacagtgaaataatgttatcaaaataattcagagttttgtttactttcaaagtggtgaaatgaataataaatgctcacattttcatgtatttttacttctaaattctgagtatggctctcaaggaataatgtttgaaaatatgaattgtttatggctctcttcgtcaaaaaggttcccgacaccTGTCCTAACtgataaaaatgcaacaaattCAGTGCACAATTTGAATATGATGACAGTGTCTTAAAAATACTCAATGTTTCAAAAAGCttgtaaatatttacaaaaatgtgtgGTTAAATTTGCACAAAAAGATGCAAAGACAAAAACGTAAATTGATAACTTCAGGTTTAAAATACTTACAAGATGGAAAAAATAGAGTAcaattaataaacatttttagtttaaaaaataaaaataaacggcCATTATGATATTTCAGAGTGGCAACAAAAGACTTGTCCAATGGTGGGGGTATATAAACAGATACATGCAAACTAGTGATGGATGATATGAAAATATACTCCGCTATGTTCAACAAATAAAAGTAGGTTTTCAAGTTGGCTCTTCTATATTTGTAAAAGCGGCTCTCACAAATTTAAGTTTAAACATCTGTTCTCGTTGATCAGCATCTGAATACATATTTTAGAAGGTAAATAGAATTTAATGCTCATACCCCAGTAGTTGGACAGTTCCTGACTTGGTGTCCAACATTTCCACAGCGGTAACAAGTGTTGTTGGCATGGAGGaccccaccattttttttgttgtacctAGAGATTGATAAACAGTAGTTAAAACTATTAACAAAACGTAATAAAGAAACCAAGGTCTTAACTTACGTCATGGGATCATATGAGGACTGATTCATCACCACTTTGATCTTATCATCCTCCGACACATCTGCAGCTGCCAGGTTTACCATCTTCATGGAAGAAATGTTTGCCCCACATTAAAAGACATCACAaactatactttttttaaaaatggtaaataaTCCAGGTGGATAAATGAAGGTAGATAAATAAGAACATACCTTGGAGAATAAAGGCAGGGTTTTGGAAGAACTGTGGTCATCCCTCTGTTAGAATTGAACACAAATCCATTTCACTGAAGGGACTCAGCGTCAGTCAGGAGAGACTTAGGCCCTTCCATaacaataaacacacaaatcCTGATGTGCTCACTTGTTTTACTGCAAACTTTGTATATGTTGCTGCATATTGAGCAAACTAGTGAATTAGATGAACGTTTATGGCCATAAATGCcatgcaatgagttaaataccaTGAAGAAAAATAGAGTTACTTGGGTCCAAACCCAGTGTGATTTTGggtattttaaatttgatttattttttcttaatattgtaTAAGtgtaattatgaaaaaaagatttaaaaatacaataatgactaaaaaataatagctatttattttgacatgatCAAGCAGTCACCTATCCAATAGAGATTTAAATCTCAaaagtgaaaaacatttttttttaaataataataatttggaaatgaccaaaatagtattttttaaaggattaaagtgTCAACTTTTGTGTAGTTTTCCACACTTTCGCTaaatatcagagaaaaaaaaacaataatctgtaacttttttctcttcaaatcgTGTGTGGAAGATTAAAATCAATTATaacatcaagattttttttacaatgttgaATAAACCCACAACAATCTATTGTTATATTAATCATATAGTACTAATTAAAATGAAACTgcatatttgaaagaaaatgtcttCTCAAATATGAATCACAAATCAATCACAATGTCTGGACCTGTTTAAATGAGTGTACATCTATGTATGATGAATATGagcactattgtagatttttgattttgttgttttagtcCGACACAAATTTTCACCAGATTCATTCATGCTTTAATTTTCCGTACCACTTATTTTCAATTCAACACTATTGAGCCACAGACTGTGAAAACATTTGTCGTCTGTGGAATGCCAGTTGACCCAACTTTAGACAGTAATAAAATCCATGTTAAAAAGAGTGCTGACTTTCAGCTTTCATGCCCAgcatgctcacacacacacagagtgaAAAGCACTGGATTTGTGTCCTAACAATAGAGCAGCACAATGGTGCCCAATGGCTTTCGAGCTACAAGTTGAATGTCCGTCTCAGGACAGGCAGGTCACATGACATGAGAATTTGCTGAGTAGCCACCAACACAAAAACAACTTGGAACAATCAAACAAGATACCCGAGAAGACCAAACTTCAGCTATATTGTTAAATTAAGCAGCATCACATAAAATACCTAATTTGCTTTaccaataactttaaaaaaaaaatactgattggAAAGCTCAATAACCAGCTTTCTATATTTTATCAAATTACACTGCAGTATGACGGCAAAgtattttttcatcaaaactATAAACCAGCCAGTAACATAAAGATGGTTGAAGCTAGTTAGAATAGCTGAAACCATAATACTGATTTGAAATCAAAGACATAATACATTGGGGAAGCTTCATCAGAACACCTTTATTGGAAGGAAAAACAGAAGAAGCTTAATATAGTCCAAATGGAATCAACGTGCTAAGGAGTGGAAGACACTTCTCCTACTGAGAAATCAGAGAGAAGATTAAGTCAGATCAATAAGCAAGTAAAAGCTTAGTAAgaagcatttattcatttatagaaCAATGTAAGACTAAACTACATGGCACTAATTTGTAATTTATCCTATGTTATTATCACAGAGTCGAGAGGCTTGACTATTGACGAACCACAAACATATTTTGGTGTGTTTGTGGGAGGTAGTTTTAATTTGACTATTAGTAACTAATTTAGTTCAAGAGTTTTCAAGTCGGAATTGTACGTCTATCATCAGTGGCGCTGAAAGTTTTAGTcggaaaataacatttatattaCATGTTTTCGAAAATTGAAATCAAGTTCATAGAAGTGGAAAACTTTACTTGTGTTAGGTGATGTCAATAAAAGCCTTTAGTGAAGTTACAACAattaaactacatttaaaataaaaccaaatctTCACTgagtttaataaaaataaaaaaaactgacttgcaGTTTTGGAGTTGAGCCTGCTGGCTGACATCAGACGCAACACGGTGAAGCAACAGTTGGCATTTTATCAGCCATCAATAACTGCCTGACTGATAAAGTTTGACCCGCCCAGGGGGAACTCTAATCTCTATCATATTCAGTCAGCCTGAAAAAGTTGATGCTGTTCTAAACACAGCTTTTGTTGGTGTTAAAATCTTGCGaataaattgaatgaatacACTGGCTGCCAGAGATCGGTATAGACATTCAATTCAGTTTGACTAGTCCAGGGGTCAGCAACCAAAGGTTTTGGAGCCACATGAAGCTCTTTAGCGCTGCACTAGTGGCACCCtggaactttttaaaaaaatgtcttaaaaaggTGGAGAGAAATATATATGATTTCTCGAGGAAGACAAACATTGCAACAACATTGTTACATGTTTCCCAGTGCTGTTACAATGTGTAGAATAAATACTAAATTTCAATATTTCTGCCAATGAAGAGTTGCATCATAGCCTGTGACACACATTTTTATCAGCAGAGTGCAATACTAGTCAGGCTGTTGTTGTAAACTAACCAGCAACTGTGTTATGTGCCAAGGATTCCAAGGGAAAACAAGGAAAACAGATGATTCAACATTTCTTGGGCCAAACCATTTGCCCTCATAGCCAATAGTCAAGGATTGCCTGAATTGACGCTTTGTAGCGAGATGTtgtgaaataacaaaaataatcacgtggaaagacattttcaagtAAGGCATAGTAGATTTGCAGCAGAGTCTccataaagagagaaaaagtgcAATTGCATTATTTCTGTTATGTATCTTCGGCGAAGTGATATAAACTTCAAATCAgtgcagtaataccttgacatacaagtgccccaacATTTGAGcactttgagatacaagtaagatttcgagcaaatatttatcttgagatacgagacaaattttgacatacgagcatagAGGCTTTTCATGAGGACATCATGGGCATGGTCTTTCTGGCCCGTAACTCCCTCGTGAAATGTgtttacgagcactgggcggagtgttgCACTTCTTCAGTGTCAACCCTCCCTCCCCGTTAATAAGTGCAGAATGGTGGCGCTTGCTCAATAATACAAAAGGAGTATACTACTTGTTGGCaattggtcgtgcgttatcttattgtgaggagATTAGTGTGCagcattttcagaatattttgaagggaagaccaaagcaaacaacccttgataggtcgcatctgaaagtcaggggggaggcggggcaaatatagtcaacccgggagaagaaaggtatcaaaatttaaaacaaaattagaattacgtttagtgcaaggttagattaaatttatttgagTGTGcctgtatcgtaatccaagttcatttaaatttgtttatgttacgagtgcattgccctctctcccctccgcgaaatccatctaattttagtactattaaacatcataactacTTGTTATtcgttactctgttaatagatggcgaattagtacaaataaacatgtttttcctatCCAATCTCctgtttttggcattttttcaaaGGGTTTGAacatattaatttgtttttagttcatttctatgggaatcgttcatttgagatatgaggaaatcgacatacgagctcagtcccggaacgcattaggCCCGTATCTCGAGGTAGCACTGTATGAATTTATCAGAAATTAACATTTTGTTTCCTAAAGGATTTGGTCAGATTTTTACAtcctttttagttttaaatgtatttaaaaaaatactcacatAACACTATTAGTGGTGAATGGCAAAACAGTAAGCTAATTATAGTGCAGTTTAAAAACTTCTGCTAATGTGAATTTTACTGTAAATCTACTTCAAATTTTAGAGTATTTTATGGCATGGCAACAGTGTTCAttgactattttatttttcttgttttcagcatgattcaatttgggattACCTTAATTTGACCTCCTATTGTATGAATGATTGTTTATTTGACTACAGCGTTTGTGCTCATGGAGTCAGTGTCAAGAAGAGTGAGGCGGTTTTGGTACATACTGCTTTGATGGCTCCAGAGGCGAAGTAGTGGCGCTCACTAAAAGATGAGAAAACAACATGTTTAATATGGTTGATGTTTATGTTATTCTCAGACATTTTATAACAAGTGGAGGTACATTGAGCCCTTCCAGCCTCAATTTGcatttacaaaatatatattataaaacaCTGGAGTAATAcacgttaaaataaaaaaatcctgaatatATAGAAAATTCTGATAAAATATCATatacaattcctatttttttattaaaaaaattaagcttgttaatatatatacatatacacatacacacacacatatacacacacacgcacacacacacacacatacacaaatacatacacatacatacacatattttatatatatatagtggaaAAACTCCATTTCAATTCATAAAAATTGTTTCATCAATGACATTGAACAAATTAAATGTACTGCGAATTCAGGATTCAAGGGGTTATACACCATTTAGAAGTCGGTTTAATTTTCCATTACGaatctaaaagaaaaatgtaatcagGTTTTATCAAAGGGCTTCTACTTAAACACTAACACCTCTTTATTGCATAAATTAACTCTTCAGTATTCACAGCGGGGATAATAATGTGACCCTCACTTTTCAACTGTTGTTCCCAAGCTACAACAACCACATCAATGCCAATTCATTCCATAAACCTGCCTTCACCTGAACTGTTTGGACAGCATATATGCCATAGGCATAGATAATTTCAATTATCAGCAATTTTTGCAGCAGATGGTGCATGTAGGAGATCAATAAGAGCTGTTCAATGTAAAATTTCTTCTATATAAAATGCAATTCGTTGATACTTACacattttggttctttttgaCAGAGCCTCTGATGTTAGGGACCCTCCTGACAATTACTGAAGATCCTTTTGGGATGACTCCTTCCTCATCTGTGTACTCTGCGaaataaaagaatatatattgATGATTATAGAGGTATCGGGACACCCCAATCGCAGTTTACAGTACATTATACCCTATATATTcataaatttaagaaaaaaagtcacactttttgttttactgGAGTGACTGTTAATAATTAATGGCATAGCCATTCATTCAAATTGGGGACAATGACCTTTGATACAGGTGTTTTGACTTAAGAGCATGTTCCCAGTTCATGATCAGGAAACCGGCTTCACTTTGTTGACTTTAACAAATTGAGCAATAAACTCATTGGGtgcaataaatgtccaatccattccgAGTAGGAGAGTTGACAGAGAAACACTCTCCAAATGCTAACCATcccagttaatttttttttaaatgaggctCAATGTTAACGGCAGTGAAttacataaaaatgtgcaaCTCCATTTTTACTTGCATTAGCTGACATCCAAATTTAAAGACTTAACTCAACCGctcccattgacagtgataaatacagtaatccctcaaatatcgcataTAAGGTAGACCAGACATGAACGCGATAATCGGAAAAAACATGAAGTatgatcacccctattattagtaacatacagtaatccctcgaagaTCACGGTTATTGTAGACCAGACAAGGCCGTGATAAACGAAAATCTGCGTAGtgggatcacccctattataaacGACAACAACACATGTTTTCATGCCTatacaaaaatagtagttgttatggctggcagcctggacagtCGTAACa
Coding sequences within it:
- the LOC144208686 gene encoding E3 ubiquitin-protein ligase RBBP6-like isoform X1, with product MTHIHYKFSSKLSYATVVFDGPQVTLTDLKEKIMGREKLRAGDCDLQITNAQTKEEYTDEEGVIPKGSSVIVRRVPNIRGSVKKNQNVERHYFASGAIKARDDHSSSKTLPLFSKVCSYLSTFIYPPGLFTIFKKSIVCDVF
- the LOC144208686 gene encoding E3 ubiquitin-protein ligase RBBP6-like isoform X2, yielding MTHIHYKFSSKLSYATVVFDGPQVTLTDLKEKIMGREKLRAGDCDLQITNAQTKEEYTDEEGVIPKGSSVIVRRVPNIRGSVKKNQNVERHYFASGAIKAVCTKTASLFLTLTP